TGAATATATTAGGAGGATATTTTATGGAGATATTAGTGAAATTTGATGATAAAGAAAAAGAACAAATTCTTAAATATGCTAAATCTCATTCTCTTACTTTAGAAGAAGTTTTTAAAAGAGCTTTATTTGAAAAGATAGAAAATGAATTTGAAATATATTTAGCTGAAAAACTTTATTTAGATTATATGAAAAAAGAGAAAAAGAATAGTGAGCTTTTTAAAAATTTAGATGTTTAAATAAATAATATATATTTATATATATTCATATTCTTTATTATTATTATATCTATGAATTTGTGAATAGTCTTTATTTATCATATTTTTAAATACTTTTTATGAGTGATTAACTTCAAAAAAATTGTGATTAATTTTTACTCACAGGCTATTCTTTACTTATTCAGAACTAACTATTTTTTGTGTGTAACTAAGTGAGTTTGATTTTAAACTGTTAATTTGAAAATGTGCTAAAATTCACAAAAAGAGGTCTAAACAATTAAAATACTACAACAATTAATGTGCCTAACTCTGTGAAAAAGTGTATAACTTCTGTTTTAAGGAGCTTTATACCCACTTTATTTTACATAATGTACAAAATGTAAAATAAAATATATTTTTTCAAGAAAAATAAAGTTGTGAATAAAAAAAATTTATCTTGTAAAATACATACTTTAATATTATTCACAATTCATATTTTTTTGTGAAAAAGTCATACAAGCTTATTAAATACATAGATTACTTTAATTGTGATATTGTGAATAATTATTTTTTTAGACTTAATTTGAAAGTTGAAATAGAT
The genomic region above belongs to Streptobacillus moniliformis DSM 12112 and contains:
- a CDS encoding DUF6290 family protein, with product MEILVKFDDKEKEQILKYAKSHSLTLEEVFKRALFEKIENEFEIYLAEKLYLDYMKKEKKNSELFKNLDV